One halophilic archaeon DL31 genomic region harbors:
- a CDS encoding protein of unknown function DUF159 (PFAM: Protein of unknown function DUF159~KEGG: hvo:HVO_A0071 hypothetical protein) produces the protein MCGRNSLFIDQADLEARFDAEVVADGGYTPRYNIAPGDDLHIITNEASDEIDAYHWGLIPFWADEPEEGIINARSETADEKRVFERAWESCPCLVPSSGFYEWKAPNGGAKQPYRIYREDDPAFAMAGLWDVWEGEDETISCVTILTTEPNDLMNSIHDRMPVVLPQDVESDWLAADPDTRKELCQPYPKDDLDAYEISTRVNNPGNDDSQVIEPLDHEQSGLGEFSSG, from the coding sequence ATGTGTGGCCGAAACTCGCTCTTCATCGACCAAGCAGACCTCGAGGCCCGCTTCGATGCCGAGGTCGTCGCGGACGGCGGGTACACACCCCGATACAACATCGCACCTGGCGACGACCTCCACATCATCACGAACGAGGCTTCCGACGAGATCGACGCCTACCACTGGGGGCTGATTCCGTTCTGGGCGGACGAACCCGAGGAGGGCATCATCAACGCCCGTTCCGAGACGGCCGATGAGAAACGCGTCTTCGAGCGGGCGTGGGAATCGTGCCCCTGCCTCGTCCCCTCATCGGGCTTCTACGAGTGGAAAGCACCGAACGGCGGGGCCAAACAGCCCTACCGGATTTACCGCGAGGACGACCCCGCGTTCGCGATGGCCGGCCTCTGGGACGTCTGGGAGGGTGAGGACGAGACGATCTCGTGCGTCACGATTCTCACGACGGAGCCGAATGACTTGATGAACTCAATCCACGACCGGATGCCGGTCGTCCTCCCACAGGACGTTGAGTCCGACTGGCTCGCTGCAGACCCGGACACCCGAAAGGAACTGTGCCAGCCGTATCCAAAGGACGACCTAGACGCTTACGAGATATCGACCCGGGTCAACAACCCCGGCAACGATGATTCCCAGGTCATCGAGCCGCTGGACCACGAGCAATCGGGCCTCGGCGAGTTCAGTTCGGGATAG
- a CDS encoding transposase IS4 family protein (PFAM: Transposase, IS4-like~KEGG: hla:Hlac_3537 transposase IS4 family protein) has product MKTLPKSQILRFTEKAIHLARRAVSRYSSKFSKHRYTLPQHVVLLCLKVRKNTTYRGLLDELIEMPRIRQALGLTELPTPSTLCKAFNRLDMAVWRVVLTLSATLLPTSGIVGVDASGFDRSHASKHYTKRAELTIQQLKVTLLVDTKVNAILDLHVTTTRKHDSQIAPSLIKRNPETIDILLGDKGYDDQKIRRLARHHEVRPLIKHREFTSLHKAWNARLDADLYGQRSQSETVNSTLKRKYGAFVRSRQWWKQFRELVLRCLVHNIDRAL; this is encoded by the coding sequence ATGAAGACCCTCCCGAAGTCGCAGATTCTCCGTTTTACTGAGAAGGCGATCCACCTAGCACGCCGAGCAGTCTCTCGATACTCCTCGAAGTTTTCTAAACACCGCTATACACTCCCGCAGCACGTTGTTCTACTGTGTCTCAAAGTTCGGAAGAACACGACCTATCGTGGTCTGCTTGACGAACTGATCGAGATGCCACGCATTCGTCAAGCTCTTGGATTAACTGAACTACCTACGCCATCAACGCTCTGTAAGGCGTTCAATCGGCTTGATATGGCTGTATGGCGTGTTGTATTGACTCTCTCAGCGACGCTACTTCCGACGAGTGGAATCGTTGGAGTTGATGCGTCAGGGTTCGACCGCAGTCACGCCTCAAAACATTACACGAAACGGGCTGAACTCACGATTCAGCAGCTCAAAGTGACGCTGTTGGTAGATACGAAAGTGAACGCAATTCTCGATCTGCACGTGACGACGACACGAAAACACGATAGTCAGATCGCTCCATCGTTGATCAAACGCAACCCCGAGACCATCGACATTCTGCTCGGTGACAAAGGCTACGACGACCAGAAGATCAGACGACTTGCCCGTCACCACGAGGTTCGGCCACTGATTAAGCATCGTGAGTTCACATCTCTCCACAAGGCATGGAACGCACGCTTAGACGCTGATCTCTACGGACAGAGAAGTCAATCAGAGACGGTCAACTCAACGCTCAAACGAAAGTACGGTGCCTTCGTTCGCTCCCGACAATGGTGGAAACAGTTCCGTGAACTCGTTCTTAGATGTCTTGTCCACAATATCGACCGAGCCCTCTAA
- a CDS encoding Protein of unknown function DUF318, transmembrane (PFAM: Protein of unknown function DUF318, transmembrane; YHS~KEGG: hla:Hlac_3019 permease) yields MMLAPLGPAVAEALRIGIGFLWTAAWAIIMGLVITSLVQVYVSKERMAAVLGDADMAGVTKATLFGAASSGCSFGAVAIGKGLFKKGAHVVNFLAFMFASTNLIVELGLMILILLGWEFLVAELLGGLILIAVMAVIVQLTLPETLFEEVRTELNQRDHDHGVTEDPTCGMEGRDEYSLVTDGGETLKFCSEGCMETYQQEVASSGSWRDELLSWGGWYKVGNQYRKEWSMLYTDVIAGFLISGFVIVFVPQWVWNTLFLQGDGILVSAENAVMGVAIAVISFVGSMGNVPFAVALWGGGVSFAGVIAFVYADLITVPVLNVYRKYYGWSVMLYILGVFFVTMAFTGFLMEQLFSVLGIVPDLAGGMTASEQTYFELNYTFYLNLIAFALSGFLLYVYRRGLGAPGQYRDPVCGMRTGEDGPTVIHDGDTYHFCSKACRRAFEETPEEFAMIDPTVSGAHDHH; encoded by the coding sequence ATGATGTTAGCACCACTGGGACCAGCGGTTGCCGAGGCCCTCCGGATCGGGATCGGCTTCCTCTGGACAGCCGCCTGGGCGATCATCATGGGATTAGTGATCACCAGTCTCGTCCAAGTTTACGTCTCGAAAGAACGAATGGCTGCCGTGCTTGGCGATGCCGATATGGCCGGTGTCACGAAGGCCACGCTGTTCGGCGCTGCCAGCAGCGGCTGTAGCTTCGGTGCGGTCGCCATCGGGAAGGGGCTCTTCAAAAAGGGTGCCCACGTCGTGAACTTCCTCGCGTTCATGTTCGCGTCGACGAACCTCATCGTCGAACTCGGATTGATGATCCTGATCCTGTTGGGCTGGGAGTTCCTCGTTGCCGAGTTACTCGGTGGTCTCATCCTCATCGCAGTGATGGCAGTGATCGTCCAGTTGACGCTTCCAGAAACCCTCTTTGAGGAGGTTCGCACCGAACTGAATCAGCGAGATCACGACCACGGCGTGACCGAGGATCCGACCTGCGGAATGGAGGGGCGAGACGAGTATTCGCTCGTCACGGATGGTGGCGAGACGCTGAAATTCTGTTCGGAGGGTTGTATGGAGACCTATCAGCAGGAGGTGGCCAGCAGTGGGAGCTGGCGAGACGAACTCCTGTCGTGGGGTGGCTGGTACAAGGTCGGCAACCAGTATCGCAAGGAGTGGTCGATGCTCTACACGGACGTGATAGCGGGCTTTCTGATCTCTGGATTCGTCATCGTGTTCGTCCCACAGTGGGTCTGGAACACGCTGTTTTTGCAGGGCGACGGCATCCTTGTCAGCGCTGAGAACGCAGTCATGGGCGTGGCTATCGCTGTTATTAGCTTCGTCGGTAGCATGGGAAACGTCCCGTTCGCCGTTGCGCTCTGGGGTGGCGGTGTGAGCTTCGCCGGTGTGATCGCCTTCGTCTATGCCGACCTCATTACAGTCCCCGTGCTCAACGTCTACCGGAAGTACTACGGCTGGAGTGTGATGCTGTATATCCTCGGCGTGTTCTTCGTGACGATGGCATTCACGGGGTTTCTCATGGAACAGCTATTTAGTGTGTTAGGGATCGTCCCCGATCTCGCTGGTGGCATGACTGCGAGCGAGCAGACCTATTTCGAACTGAACTATACGTTCTACCTCAATCTGATCGCGTTCGCACTCTCAGGATTCCTTCTCTACGTGTACCGACGCGGTCTGGGAGCACCCGGTCAGTACCGGGATCCTGTCTGTGGAATGCGAACCGGCGAGGATGGTCCAACCGTCATCCACGATGGTGATACCTACCATTTCTGTTCGAAGGCGTGTCGACGAGCCTTCGAGGAGACACCCGAGGAGTTCGCTATGATCGATCCAACAGTCTCGGGCGCTCACGATCACCATTGA
- a CDS encoding Protein of unknown function DUF2078, membrane (PFAM: Protein of unknown function DUF2078, membrane~KEGG: hla:Hlac_3020 hypothetical protein): MTTNTIDRQLVWVVLAIIAALIIVPLFGMMWAGPMMGGMWGTGMWGADGMSGWMLIIGVGMQLLFVAVIAGAVYLGYRATRKGDDSSDPAVKELRAAYARGDLSDEEYERRRDRLETEP; the protein is encoded by the coding sequence ATGACCACCAATACAATTGATCGACAACTCGTCTGGGTCGTCCTCGCAATCATCGCTGCCCTGATTATCGTTCCCCTGTTCGGCATGATGTGGGCCGGACCGATGATGGGTGGGATGTGGGGTACCGGAATGTGGGGTGCAGATGGCATGTCTGGATGGATGCTCATCATTGGCGTGGGGATGCAACTCCTCTTCGTCGCCGTCATTGCCGGGGCCGTCTACCTCGGCTATCGAGCGACACGCAAGGGGGATGACTCATCTGACCCTGCAGTCAAGGAGCTTCGGGCTGCCTACGCACGTGGCGACCTGAGCGACGAGGAGTACGAACGACGGCGGGACCGACTCGAAACCGAACCGTAA
- a CDS encoding transposase (ISH3) (KEGG: hla:Hlac_3110 transposase (ISH3)): MKPTQADSEIEEEHLLNCVVNSLDEELAIDLGENVEVTTETLYEVLAGASAGGTSINHVCETTDDSPHANTVRGHLTDQFELDSVEAVGDTLLQRDTLETLPDRPVEVVADLHLDPYYGDEDETEALYSSQAKRGTTAFHAYATLYARVRNKRYTLAVRQLVAGETTSDVLAEFLELLDGLDLGVKAVYLDRGFYNSTGLKLLYAHNYAYVMPIVKWGETIQDELNSGWSREIEHDLAGEVTFPVFIDCVYQQGRCDEHGVARHGYAADAPFIDTPRDARNHYSKRFGIESSYRLAKQSLAFTSSQDAGLRLVMFVVSLLLQNSWRYLHWRYVAAPRRGGRRLWRWSFTEFCEMVLRAAWTALGVRRSVPANQPLDDRFFR; this comes from the coding sequence GTGAAGCCTACCCAGGCAGACAGCGAGATAGAGGAAGAGCACCTGCTTAATTGTGTCGTCAACAGCCTCGACGAGGAACTTGCGATAGACCTCGGCGAGAATGTCGAGGTCACGACAGAGACGTTGTACGAGGTCCTCGCCGGCGCCAGCGCCGGCGGGACCTCAATCAACCACGTCTGCGAAACAACTGACGACTCGCCCCACGCCAATACCGTCCGTGGACATCTCACCGACCAGTTTGAGCTGGACTCCGTTGAGGCGGTTGGGGACACACTCCTGCAACGAGATACTCTTGAGACACTGCCGGATCGGCCGGTGGAGGTCGTCGCCGACCTCCACCTGGATCCTTACTACGGTGACGAGGACGAGACAGAGGCGCTGTACTCCTCGCAGGCTAAACGCGGAACCACGGCGTTTCACGCGTATGCGACGCTCTATGCGCGGGTACGAAACAAGCGGTACACGCTGGCGGTTCGCCAGTTAGTCGCTGGCGAGACCACCAGCGATGTCCTCGCTGAGTTTCTTGAACTGCTTGACGGCCTTGACCTCGGCGTCAAGGCCGTCTACCTCGATCGCGGATTCTACAACAGCACCGGTCTCAAACTGCTGTACGCGCACAACTACGCCTACGTGATGCCGATTGTCAAGTGGGGCGAAACGATTCAGGACGAACTCAACAGCGGCTGGAGCCGCGAGATTGAACACGATCTCGCCGGCGAGGTGACGTTTCCTGTGTTCATCGACTGTGTTTACCAGCAAGGACGGTGCGACGAACACGGGGTGGCGCGTCACGGCTACGCCGCTGACGCGCCGTTCATCGACACGCCACGAGATGCCCGAAACCACTACAGCAAACGCTTCGGCATCGAGTCGAGCTACCGATTAGCCAAGCAGAGCCTCGCGTTCACCAGTTCTCAGGATGCTGGACTGCGGCTGGTGATGTTTGTAGTGAGCCTATTGCTTCAGAACAGCTGGCGGTATCTTCACTGGAGGTACGTGGCGGCGCCCCGCCGCGGGGGGCGCCGCCTCTGGAGATGGTCGTTCACGGAGTTCTGTGAGATGGTGCTGCGGGCAGCCTGGACAGCGCTTGGTGTGCGCAGGTCTGTTCCAGCGAACCAACCACTCGACGACCGGTTCTTCCGGTAG
- a CDS encoding transposase IS4 family protein (PFAM: Transposase, IS4-like~KEGG: hla:Hlac_3087 transposase IS4 family protein), with amino-acid sequence MKTLPKSQILRFTEKAIHLARRAVSRYSSKFSKHRYTLPQHVVLLCLKVRKNTTYRGLLDELIEMPRIRRVLGLAELPTASTLCKSFSRLDMAVWRVILTLSATLLPTSGVVGVDASGFDRSHASKHYTKRAELTIQQLKVTLLVDAKVNAILDLHVTTTRKHDSQIAPSLIKRNPDDIDVLLGDKGYDDQKIRRLARQHEVRPLIKHREFTSLHKAWNVRLDTDLYGQRSQSETQSITSRILYPLQ; translated from the coding sequence ATGAAGACCCTCCCGAAGTCGCAGATTCTCCGGTTTACTGAGAAGGCGATCCATCTGGCACGCCGGGCGGTCTCTCGGTACTCCTCGAAATTCTCTAAACACCGCTATACACTTCCGCAGCACGTTGTTCTGCTCTGTCTCAAAGTTCGGAAGAACACGACCTACCGTGGTCTGCTTGACGAACTGATCGAGATGCCACGCATCCGTCGTGTTCTCGGGCTAGCCGAACTTCCTACTGCTTCAACGCTTTGTAAGTCGTTCAGCCGGCTTGATATGGCTGTATGGCGTGTCATATTGACTCTCTCAGCGACACTACTTCCGACAAGCGGCGTTGTTGGTGTTGATGCGTCAGGGTTCGACCGCAGTCACGCTTCGAAACACTACACGAAACGCGCTGAACTCACGATTCAGCAGCTCAAGGTGACGTTACTGGTCGATGCGAAGGTAAACGCGATACTCGATCTACACGTAACTACGACGCGGAAACACGATAGCCAGATCGCTCCGTCGTTGATCAAGCGCAATCCCGACGATATTGACGTTTTGCTCGGTGACAAAGGGTACGACGATCAGAAGATCAGGCGGCTCGCCCGGCAACACGAAGTTCGACCACTGATCAAGCATCGTGAGTTCACGTCACTCCATAAGGCATGGAACGTACGCTTAGACACTGATCTCTACGGTCAGCGGAGTCAATCCGAGACTCAGTCGATCACATCGAGAATTCTCTACCCCCTCCAGTAG
- a CDS encoding hypothetical protein (KEGG: hma:pNG6180 hypothetical protein): MSYPQTYVDHRNPDHHESIHPTRNIANAHVVAGEFLTSRYHDALQTVLHPLGESLDTKDQHALNDLGIVHANGSLNELSPIVRTYVKLDEYWTRTHRTALNELFADRRAHVLSCCTRFLSEFPRHTLEAESGRSGTALDTTLAPLLECGFLSHTDDEKTPYSVDEHHALYRPTERLFDALLDQAAVLCELLSPTEL; encoded by the coding sequence ATGAGCTACCCACAAACCTACGTCGACCACCGAAACCCCGATCACCACGAATCTATCCATCCAACTCGAAATATCGCGAACGCCCACGTTGTTGCCGGTGAATTCCTTACTTCACGTTACCACGATGCGCTTCAAACTGTTCTCCATCCCCTCGGCGAGTCTCTGGACACCAAAGACCAACATGCGCTCAACGACCTTGGCATCGTCCATGCTAATGGTTCCTTGAACGAGCTTTCCCCTATCGTTCGCACATACGTCAAACTCGATGAGTATTGGACACGCACCCATCGTACTGCGCTCAACGAACTATTCGCTGATCGACGTGCTCACGTCCTGAGTTGCTGTACGCGGTTCCTTTCTGAGTTCCCTCGCCACACTCTTGAAGCCGAATCTGGCCGTTCCGGAACTGCGCTGGATACTACCCTTGCTCCGCTTCTCGAGTGCGGATTTCTCTCGCACACAGATGATGAGAAAACCCCATACTCTGTTGATGAACACCACGCGCTATATCGACCGACTGAACGACTCTTCGACGCACTTCTTGACCAAGCAGCTGTTCTCTGTGAGCTACTGTCCCCGACCGAGCTCTAA
- a CDS encoding hypothetical protein (KEGG: hvo:HVO_A0068 hypothetical protein) encodes MGEHSTSNRLAVDQPMRGADRNRSLADQADPATDEMLLPQLDDGITLLDVEGGRGVPILQSLVLDHLLLHDGPAFWVDANGHATTTTLAQISPSQRLLGRIHVARGFTAYQHYGAVCDLPTAVNKSIRTSTADSGAAGRGEPSRDEDTSPHTPALIVAPAVDAQYRADDTLGETHAETLQARTLARLATYADGYDIPVLVTRNERNEFTEPVATVADHHLECEQTRMGPRVVGEDFETLVYPVDDGAYYQTTFAYWQQLLAARATQVGVEPTTPAPSTPTPEGVGTGVTADGETVAATADPLLDAWTATGTGGR; translated from the coding sequence ATGGGAGAACATTCAACGTCAAACCGATTGGCAGTGGACCAGCCAATGCGGGGCGCAGACCGCAATCGGTCCCTTGCTGACCAAGCTGATCCGGCGACGGACGAGATGCTGCTGCCACAGCTCGACGACGGCATCACGCTGCTCGACGTCGAGGGGGGCCGCGGCGTCCCGATCCTACAGTCGCTCGTGCTCGACCACCTCCTCCTACACGACGGGCCCGCCTTTTGGGTCGACGCAAACGGGCACGCGACGACGACCACGCTTGCCCAGATCTCCCCTAGCCAGCGGTTGCTCGGACGGATTCATGTCGCACGTGGGTTCACCGCCTACCAACACTACGGCGCCGTCTGTGATCTTCCGACGGCAGTGAACAAGTCGATCCGGACGTCCACCGCCGATTCCGGTGCGGCCGGTCGAGGGGAACCGAGTCGCGACGAGGACACGTCGCCCCACACGCCCGCCCTCATCGTCGCGCCAGCCGTCGACGCCCAGTACCGCGCCGACGATACCCTCGGTGAGACCCACGCGGAAACCCTTCAGGCCCGAACCCTCGCCCGGTTGGCGACCTACGCTGATGGATACGACATCCCGGTGCTCGTTACGCGAAACGAACGAAACGAATTCACCGAACCGGTCGCGACGGTCGCCGACCACCACCTGGAGTGCGAGCAGACCCGAATGGGCCCACGGGTCGTCGGCGAGGACTTCGAGACGCTCGTCTATCCCGTCGACGACGGCGCGTACTACCAGACGACGTTCGCGTACTGGCAGCAGCTGCTCGCGGCACGCGCCACACAGGTCGGCGTTGAACCGACGACGCCGGCGCCGTCGACGCCGACTCCGGAGGGTGTCGGGACGGGTGTCACAGCTGACGGTGAGACGGTGGCGGCCACCGCAGATCCCTTGCTCGATGCGTGGACCGCGACCGGGACCGGAGGGCGATAG
- a CDS encoding hypothetical protein (KEGG: hvo:HVO_A0067 hypothetical protein), protein MGRTNPTYRDALRAIEERWAEFRRALRRRDQPRFDRLFEYAREHADASGLLNHQNPLLPALLSIDLEQEARLDDHEERLEELEAAVAARDDQESAPPDANP, encoded by the coding sequence ATGGGGCGCACGAACCCGACGTACCGCGATGCGCTGCGGGCCATCGAAGAGCGCTGGGCGGAGTTCCGGCGGGCACTGCGGCGTCGCGATCAGCCGCGCTTTGACCGGCTGTTCGAGTACGCCCGCGAACACGCCGACGCGAGCGGGCTGTTGAATCACCAAAACCCGCTCCTGCCGGCGTTGCTCAGCATCGATCTCGAACAGGAGGCCCGCCTCGACGACCACGAGGAACGCCTCGAGGAGCTCGAAGCCGCTGTCGCAGCACGCGATGACCAGGAGAGCGCCCCACCGGACGCGAACCCGTGA
- a CDS encoding DNA polymerase B region (KEGG: hsl:OE6036F DNA polymerase I~PFAM: DNA-directed DNA polymerase, family B, conserved region~SMART: DNA-directed DNA polymerase, family B), which produces MPFSIDFLDDGRVLEWEATADGAVATERDDYTPRFYVAARDPASDLDLTTLQSVYDQHPDVVATEIVARRPGFRRDEEPVLAVDVAHIDRVTPLARQARQLSDYPVGDLACFNVDFSREFRYCLEAGVDPTPASDLSTLRLSVPVTETSNDVYGELSVAGDTVTGTSAELLTAVQGALDAQDPDVLVCSTSEIVPTLYEMASAAGVDDFSLSRWPDVDYQQLASRSTYSSYGRVGHSPAQYNVPGRAIIDKSNTFFYGETNLNGVLDLVSRSKKPVQELAWASIGNVLTAIQICEAHDRRVLVPWNSWRHEFYKPMGTLHDADRGGFIFAPEVGLHENVHELDFSSLYPNIICTRNVSPDVIRCSCHSDREDVPGLGYSICDDRGYLVDVLQPIIDARDEIKAAIRREKERDDPDEDRLAELKGRLGALKWILVACFGYQGFSNAKFGRIECHEAINAFAREILLTAKQRLEAGGWRVVHGIVDSIWVTPGPDVNDEDREDLQTLATEITERVEIRLEHEAHYDWVAFVPQRESDTGALTKYFGKVAGDDDFKIRGIEARQRSTPPFIEDVQRDCLDRLDVTRSPDAVLGRLERAIDELQAGNVAVERLVERNRVSKPLEGYSQNTQNVAALKRAREQDLAVHPGQDIEYVVVDDEKSSRDRVALAHEAIGTYAASYYETQLVRAIESVLLPLGWDRTDIRRRLAETREVELTEFTAARNG; this is translated from the coding sequence ATGCCGTTCAGTATCGACTTCCTCGATGACGGTCGCGTTCTGGAGTGGGAGGCAACCGCCGACGGCGCCGTCGCGACCGAGCGCGATGACTACACCCCACGCTTCTACGTCGCCGCTCGCGACCCAGCGTCCGACCTCGACCTCACGACTCTCCAGTCGGTGTACGACCAGCACCCGGACGTCGTCGCGACCGAAATAGTTGCGCGACGGCCCGGCTTTCGACGAGACGAGGAACCAGTCCTCGCCGTTGATGTCGCCCACATCGACCGTGTCACCCCACTCGCCCGGCAAGCGCGCCAGCTGTCGGACTATCCAGTCGGGGATCTCGCCTGTTTCAACGTCGACTTCTCGCGGGAGTTCCGGTACTGTCTGGAAGCCGGCGTTGATCCGACGCCGGCGAGCGACCTGTCGACGCTCCGGCTCAGCGTCCCGGTGACCGAAACGAGCAACGACGTCTACGGGGAGCTGTCCGTTGCCGGCGATACCGTCACTGGCACGTCCGCGGAGCTCTTGACCGCCGTCCAGGGGGCGCTCGACGCACAGGATCCAGATGTCCTGGTCTGCTCGACGAGCGAGATCGTCCCGACGCTGTACGAGATGGCGTCGGCTGCCGGCGTCGACGACTTCTCGCTGAGTCGGTGGCCGGACGTCGACTACCAGCAGCTCGCGAGCCGGTCGACGTACTCAAGCTATGGCCGCGTCGGCCACTCCCCGGCACAGTACAACGTTCCCGGACGGGCGATCATCGACAAGTCGAACACGTTCTTCTACGGGGAGACGAACCTCAACGGCGTTCTCGACCTCGTGTCGCGTTCAAAAAAGCCCGTCCAGGAACTTGCGTGGGCGTCGATCGGGAACGTGCTCACGGCGATCCAGATCTGTGAGGCCCACGACCGCCGCGTCCTCGTCCCATGGAACTCTTGGCGTCACGAGTTCTACAAACCGATGGGGACGCTCCACGACGCCGACCGCGGCGGCTTCATCTTCGCCCCAGAGGTCGGCCTCCACGAGAACGTCCACGAACTCGACTTCTCCTCGTTGTATCCGAACATCATCTGTACCCGGAACGTCTCGCCGGACGTCATCCGGTGTAGCTGCCACAGCGACCGCGAGGATGTCCCCGGCCTCGGATACTCGATCTGTGACGACCGGGGCTACCTCGTCGACGTGCTACAGCCGATCATCGACGCTCGCGACGAGATCAAGGCGGCCATCCGTCGCGAGAAGGAACGGGACGACCCCGACGAGGACCGTCTGGCGGAGCTCAAGGGACGGTTGGGAGCCCTGAAGTGGATCCTCGTCGCCTGCTTCGGCTATCAAGGGTTCAGCAACGCGAAGTTCGGCCGCATCGAGTGCCACGAGGCAATCAACGCGTTCGCTCGCGAGATTCTGCTGACGGCGAAACAACGGCTGGAAGCCGGCGGCTGGCGCGTCGTTCACGGCATCGTCGACTCCATCTGGGTGACTCCGGGCCCCGACGTCAATGACGAGGACCGCGAGGACCTCCAGACGCTCGCGACGGAGATCACAGAACGCGTCGAGATTCGGCTCGAACACGAAGCCCACTACGACTGGGTGGCGTTCGTCCCGCAGCGCGAGAGCGACACCGGCGCGCTGACCAAGTACTTCGGGAAGGTCGCCGGCGACGACGACTTCAAGATACGTGGTATCGAAGCCCGGCAGCGCTCAACCCCACCGTTCATCGAGGACGTCCAGCGGGACTGTCTCGACCGGCTCGATGTTACGCGGTCACCGGACGCGGTGCTCGGACGGCTCGAACGAGCAATCGACGAACTGCAGGCGGGCAACGTAGCAGTGGAGCGGCTTGTCGAGCGGAACCGTGTCTCCAAGCCGCTGGAAGGCTACTCACAGAATACCCAGAACGTGGCCGCCTTGAAGCGAGCCCGCGAGCAGGATCTGGCAGTCCACCCGGGACAAGATATCGAGTATGTGGTCGTCGACGACGAGAAATCCTCGCGAGACCGGGTCGCCCTCGCCCACGAAGCGATCGGGACCTACGCCGCCTCGTACTACGAGACGCAGCTGGTTCGAGCGATTGAGAGCGTGCTGTTGCCGCTGGGGTGGGATCGTACAGATATTCGACGGAGACTCGCGGAGACACGGGAAGTGGAGCTGACGGAGTTTACAGCAGCCCGGAACGGATGA